From the genome of Lotus japonicus ecotype B-129 chromosome 6, LjGifu_v1.2, one region includes:
- the LOC130725634 gene encoding uncharacterized protein LOC130725634: MTIGGSVQSGAAGGDETASPEERDILRRSTFRAKRQTVEGEQSSGGGGLATATSLSLARKPLSYKDICSGINGRDKLPELDLPTMDEDESDMEEEPVETEEAESMTLNAAVYDPLCPKIRVTRKEIWEARRPWRNAIIIKLLGKRMNLNYLRPRLEKLWQPFGAMEIIDLSQDFFVVRFENKQDYKHVFDDGLWVILGHCLAVQKWQPEFIPEEGELGRAAVWIRLPNFPVEYHSKQFLWRIGEQLGRMVKIDEKNSRMQEAAVAAQQAAQKRGLIPSGTERAKFARLCIEVDLSKALVAKFDFNDKVYRVEYEGLSQICFHCGRFGHKVETCPLLYHPQRSSSPATATPAGRPQPPPPSVAENPFGDWMIVKRNQRKPVSKSKPNPAGFQKGKNQGLNSNSNLNSNSNLNSNSKSGSRFQALNDVDPGIGSSHEKGTTSTAAGNVPETEVIGINDSPISVEIGIVEDYVTVQTIHNDGALGIIKDVDPDSGAREQNRISPESVNARDPLTSHASVKSLKQAARGSTSTQVDLSSAGKVHEDSSTGQAKKGKKGSTQFPLKGIPHKGQAQQPHPKDMEKDEGVIRERDESLSPGSTKRSS; encoded by the coding sequence ATGACTATCGGAGGCTCTGTGCAATCTGGCGCGGCTGGCGGCGATGAGACTGCTTCTCCGGAGGAACGAGATATCCTCCGGCGGAGTACCTTCAGAGCCAAACGACAAACTGTGGAGGGGGAACAGTCATCTGGCGGGGGTGGCTTGGCGACAGCCACAAGTCTGTCCTTGGCTCGTAAGCCCCTTTCTTACAAAGACATTTGTTCTGGAATCAATGGCAGGGATAAACTTCCTGAACTGGATCTCCCCACGATGGATGAGGATGAGTCTGATAtggaggaggagccagtggagACTGAGGAAGCGGAGAGTATGACGCTGAATGCTGCTGTCTACGATCCCTTATGCCCTAAAATTAGGGTGACCCGAAAGGAGATATGGGAGGCGAGGAGGCCATGGAGAAATGCGATCATCATCAAGCTTTTGGGTAAGCGTATGAATTTGAACTACTTGCGTCCACGGCTGGAGAAGTTGTGGCAGCCCTTTGGGGCGATGGAGATAATTGATCTTAGTCaagatttttttgttgttcGTTTTGAGAACAAGCAGGACTACAAACATGTGTTTGATGATGGGTTGTGGGTGATTCTAGGGCACTGCCTAGCCGTCCAAAAGTGGCAGCCAGAGTTTATCCCAGAGGAAGGTGAGCTAGGTCGTGCTGCAGTTTGGATCAGGCTGCCTAACTTTCCAGTGGAATACCATAGCAAGCAATTTTTGTGGCGTATTGGTGAGCAACTGGGAAGAATGGTCAAGATTGATGAGAAAAATAGCAGAATGCAGGAAGCTGCGGTGGCTGCACAACAGGCTGCACAGAAACGTGGCTTGATACCTTCTGGGACGGAGCGCGCAAAGTTTGCTCGGCTTTGTATTGAGGTAGATCTGAGCAAGGCCTTGGTGGCTAAGTTTGATTTCAATGATAAGGTCTACAGAGTCGAATATGAAGGACTGAGTCAGATTTGTTTCCACTGTGGCCGCTTTGGCCATAAGGTTGAAACCTGCCCTTTACTTTACCATCCTCAACGCTCGTCGTCTCCAGCGACGGCGACACCTGCCGGCCGACCCCAGCCACCACCGCCATCGGTGGCAGAAAACCCTTTTGGAGACTGGATGATCGTGAAGCGCAATCAGCGGAAACCGGTTAGCAAATCGAAGCCTAATCCCGCGGGATTCCAGAAAGGAAAGAATCAGGGTTTGAATTCTAATTCCAATTTGAATTCTAACTCCAATTTGAATTCGAATTCCAAATCCGGCTCGAGGTTTCAGGCCCTGAATGATGTGGACCCTGGTATAGGTAGTTCGCATGAAAAGGGAACAACTTCCACGGCTGCTGGAAATGTTCCGGAAACTGAGGTGATTGGAATTAATGACTCTCCTATTTCTGTGGAGATTGGGATCGTGGAAGATTATGTAACGGTTCAGACTATACACAATGATGGTGCTTTGGGAATTATTAAGGATGTTGACCCGGATAGTGGGGCCCGCGAACAAAACAGAATTTCTCCTGAATCTGTTAACGCACGTGACCCCCTGACGAGTCATGCCTCAGTCAAGAGTTTGAAGCAGGCAGCGCGTGGGAGCACGTCAACTCAGGTGGATTTGTCCTCTGCTGGCAAAGTGCATGAAGACTCGTCCACCGGCCAAGCCAAGAAGGGGAAGAAGGGGTCCACCCAATTCCCATTGAAGGGTATCCCTCATAAGGGCCAAGCCCAACAGCCTCATCCTAAGGATATGGAGAAGGATGAGGGGGTGATAAGGGAGAGGGACGAGAGCTTGTCCCCAGGGTCTACAAAGAGGTCGTCCTAG
- the LOC130725635 gene encoding uncharacterized protein LOC130725635 has protein sequence MLMMINILTWNIRGAAAKGVPFLIKDLVARHHVSCMALFETRVSGSKATKIISSLGFDSSFVVDAEGFAGGIWLMWKSQDVHINIIQSHRQFVHAQLVPGGTTTPSLITFVYGSPQMAARNLLWTSLEVLSASITAPWMVIGDFNAYLGADEKFGGAAANATSMRRFRDCMECCHLSDMGFKGPPFTWEWRGVKERLDRGICNLAWLEVFPESSILHLPQLKSDHKPLLLRCSDQEVQDTHDRPFRFMSCWLLDNRFPHVVLNAWKNNHDWFTASESFRMNVTDWNSQVFGDVFRRKRRLMRRLEGINAKLHMRHNPFLHHLQRKLWKLYNRTLVQEESIWQQKSRCMWVKHSDRNTRFFHVSTKTRRKRNRIEALTDDNGTLVTDLVTLRSMTVEFFGSLYSSSGVVNPLPSLGAFQAVEYDVLQDIQAQFSAEEVKQAVFSMGPLKAPGPDGLQPIFFQKHWEIVGDSVVKLIHDCYLDHHKIKEINETLLVLIPKVDKPDSLK, from the coding sequence ATGTTAATGATGATAAACATCCTTACCTGGAACATAAGAGGTGCTGCCGCGAAAGGGGTCCCTTTTCTGATTAAAGATTTGGTTGCAAGACACCATGTGAGTTGCATGGCTTTGTTTGAGACTCGTGTTAGTGGGTCCAAGGCTACTAAGATAATCTCTTCGTTGGGGTTTGATAGTTCGTTTGTAGTGGATGCTGAGGGTTTTGCGGGTGGCATTTGGCTAATGTGGAAGAGTCAAGATGTACACATTAATATCATCCAATCCCATCGCCAGTTTGTCCATGCCCAGCTAGTCCCAGGGGGTACTACTACTCCTTCTCTCATTACCTTTGTTTATGGGAGTCCACAGATGGCTGCTCGTAACTTACTATGGACATCGCTTGAGGTTTTGAGTGCTTCTATCACTGCTCCGTGGATGGTCATAGGGGACTTCAATGCTTATCTCGGTGCGGATGAAAAGTTTGGTGGTGCTGCAGCTAATGCCACCTCTATGAGACGGTTTCGTGATTGCATGGAATGTTGTCACTTGTCAGATATGGGTTTTAAGGGTCCACCATTCACGTGGGAGTGGCGTGGGGTGAAGGAGAGACTTGACCGGGGAATTTGCAACTTGGCTTGGCTGGAAGTCTTCCCGGAATCTTCTATTCTTCATCTCCCCCAATTGAAGTCCGACCATAAGCCGCTGCTGCTTCGGTGTTCTGATCAAGAGGTGCAGGATACCCATGACCGGCCCTTCAGATTCATGTCGTGTTGGCTACTGGACAACCGATTCCCTCATGTAGTGCTCAATGCTTGGAAAAACAACCATGATTGGTTCACTGCCTCAGAAAGTTTTAGAATGAACGTAACAGATTGGAACTCACAGGTGTTTGGGGATGTCTTCCGTAGGAAGCGTCGCTTGATGCGCAGGTTGGAGGGCATTAATGCAAAGCTTCATATGCGCCATAACCCGTTCCTCCACCACCTACAGCGGAAGCTGTGGAAACTCTATAATCGTACGCTAGTTCAGGAAGAGTCAATTTGGCAGCAAAAATCGCGATGTATGTGGGTGAAGCACAGCGACAGAAATACACGCTTCTTCCATGTTTCGACAAAGACTAGACGGAAACGCAATAGGATTGAAGCACTCACAGATGATAATGGGACTCTAGTGACGGATTTGGTAACCCTACGTTCCATGACGGTGGAGTTTTTTGGTTCGTTGTATTCTTCCTCAGGAGTGGTGAACCCGCTCCCTTCTCTTGGGGCGTTTCAGGCTGTCGAGTATGATGTGCTCCAGGATATTCAGGCTCAGTTCTCAGCGGAGGAGGTGAAGCAGGCGGTGTTCAGTATGGGCCCACTCAAAGCCCCTGGCCCGGATGGGCTACAACCAATATTCTTCCAAAAGCACTGGGAGATAGTTGGGGATTCTGTGGTTAAACTCATACATGATTGCTACCTTGATCATCATAAAATTAAGGAGATTAATGAAACCCTTCTGGTCCTTATTCCGAAGGTTGATAAACCTGACAGTTTAAAGTAG